The proteins below come from a single Kitasatospora sp. NBC_00315 genomic window:
- a CDS encoding maleylpyruvate isomerase family mycothiol-dependent enzyme, which translates to MDYLVDLRRELEAFGAVLDGDLSAPVEHCGGWRLVDLAVHMGAGNLWVVAAVREGHGDSYDEGAAPRDRAGLKAWYAETADALVQALSVDPSTEAWTFFPPHTVGFWRRRRSQETLMHRWDAEHALGSATPMDAALAADGVAEVFDTMAHRMISRGAATHPEQAVRITATDAGRCWTYGPGEPIAEVSGTAEDLLLMLWGRKPRDTGSVTWAGDHEAGLGVLTGPLVP; encoded by the coding sequence ATGGACTACCTGGTTGATCTTCGGCGAGAACTGGAGGCGTTCGGTGCCGTGCTGGACGGTGATTTGTCGGCCCCGGTCGAGCACTGCGGCGGTTGGAGGTTGGTGGATCTGGCCGTGCACATGGGAGCGGGGAACCTGTGGGTCGTCGCGGCGGTGCGGGAGGGACATGGCGACAGCTATGACGAGGGTGCCGCACCCCGTGACCGGGCCGGTCTGAAGGCCTGGTACGCCGAGACCGCAGACGCGCTCGTGCAGGCCCTGTCGGTTGATCCCTCGACCGAGGCTTGGACGTTCTTCCCGCCGCACACGGTCGGGTTCTGGCGTCGGCGCCGTAGCCAGGAGACGCTGATGCACCGGTGGGACGCCGAGCACGCGCTCGGCTCGGCGACGCCGATGGATGCCGCGCTCGCTGCCGACGGTGTCGCCGAGGTCTTCGACACCATGGCGCACCGCATGATCTCCAGGGGGGCCGCTACCCATCCCGAGCAGGCCGTGCGGATCACCGCCACCGACGCCGGCCGCTGCTGGACTTACGGGCCCGGCGAGCCGATCGCGGAGGTCTCGGGCACTGCCGAGGACCTGCTGCTGATGTTGTGGGGGCGCAAGCCGCGGGACACTGGCTCGGTGACCTGGGCCGGGGACCATGAGGCGGGGTTGGGTGTGCTGACTGGGCCGCTGGTTCCCTGA